The nucleotide sequence TGTGATATTCGCCTTTCGTTCTTGTTTGTTGCGTTGCCCTTCTTAAGGCAGATTCTATAGCAGCTTTAGGAATTTTTTCAACATTATTATTACGAGGAATAGCAGTTTTATTAAATCCTTGCCCGTAATATTTGGCTAAGGTATCAATATCAGCAATTAGCCAACTTTCCATTCATTCGACTTCCTCTTTCATCTTGTTCACAGACGAGAATAGATTCGGGAATTTCACTTAAAGCGGATATCAAAGCATCGGAGTGAGTGGTAATAATTAATTGAGTTTTTTGAGACGCTTCAATTAATAATTGAGCAATGGTAGGTAAAATATCAGGATGCAATCCTAATTCGGGTTCTTCAATACAGATAAGCGGAGGAGGAGTTGGATATAAAAGAATCATTAATAAGCAAAGATAACGTAATGTTCCATCAGAGAGACGAGTCGCTGGAATCGGTTGATTAAGTCCTCGCTCATGTAAAAAAATCTGAACTGTTCCCCCCGCTATTTTTATAGTAATATCCGTTACAGGTTCATAAAATTTTTGTAAATTTTCAACAATTTTTCTGCTTCCAATACGGTGCTGCAAATCATTAAGAATTAATCCTAAATTACTACAATCTTCGAGTAAAAAATCTTCAGGTAAATCTAACTTTTGGGGCATTCTAGGAGGAGTATAACGCCCTAAATTCCACTCTCTATAAAGTCGGATTTGACTAAATTGATTACTTAAATAAGTTAATTCTGGGTATAAATCAGGATCTTTTCGTTGTGATAAAACCGATTGATCAGGTTTTAAGTCTTCTCGTCTTAATTGACGGCGAGTGGGTTCATTTTCTGTTATTGTTCTTGCATTGAGTACGGGATGACCCTGTTGATAGCGATAGAAAAAGAA is from Planktothrix sp. FACHB-1365 and encodes:
- a CDS encoding DUF4276 family protein, with product MESWLIADIDTLAKYYGQGFNKTAIPRNNNVEKIPKAAIESALRRATQQTRTKGEYHKINHGPEILARIDVSIVRKKAPYCDRLFHRIADIGG
- a CDS encoding AAA family ATPase — translated: MEGYKFINSLKIQNLLSYGSSEEIIDLQPLNVIIGTNGVGKSNLIEVLGLLQGIPSDLTKPIREGGGVNEWLWKGTQETPIARIEAIINYPEGRMPLRYRLDFTTVGQRLEIIDEAIENEHRNNDYEQDVFFFYRYQQGHPVLNARTITENEPTRRQLRREDLKPDQSVLSQRKDPDLYPELTYLSNQFSQIRLYREWNLGRYTPPRMPQKLDLPEDFLLEDCSNLGLILNDLQHRIGSRKIVENLQKFYEPVTDITIKIAGGTVQIFLHERGLNQPIPATRLSDGTLRYLCLLMILLYPTPPPLICIEEPELGLHPDILPTIAQLLIEASQKTQLIITTHSDALISALSEIPESILVCEQDERGSRMNGKLANC